From Geitlerinema sp. PCC 9228, the proteins below share one genomic window:
- a CDS encoding mercuric reductase — translation MSAETEPITVQPWDSYNQCLVSQVHPHDWLNPEPEPIYNLVVIGAGTAGLVTAAGAAGLGAKVALVEKHLMGGDCLNVGCVPSKCVIRSARTVAEIYNAHKYGVAAGAPEVDFAAVMERMRKLRADISNNDSASRFRDLGVDVFLGEGRFVDSNTVEVGDKQLTFKKAVIATGARAAQPSVPGLAEAGYLTNETVFSLTERPRRLAVIGGGPIGCELAQAFHYLGSQVILLHKNANILDREDPDAASILQQKFVYEGMQLALNARLQQVEVKDGQKIIHYTADGKPTSVTVDEILVGAGRQPNIESLNLDAVGVRYHPRRGVMVNDNLRTANPNIYAAGDVCMKWKFTHAADAAARIVIKNTLFSPFGLGQQKLSSLTMPWCTYTLPEVAHVGLYEREAKEKGMDVDTFYVSMSDVDRAIADGDEEGFVKIHVSKGSDRIVGATIVAPNAGDMVSELTVAMVGKVGLKTISRAIHPYPTQAEAIKKAADAYKRTLLTPRVFNLFSQWMKWQRR, via the coding sequence ATGTCTGCCGAAACCGAACCGATTACCGTACAGCCTTGGGATAGCTACAACCAGTGTTTGGTTTCCCAAGTTCATCCTCACGATTGGCTTAACCCCGAACCAGAACCGATTTACAACCTGGTTGTCATTGGTGCCGGCACCGCCGGTTTGGTGACTGCCGCTGGTGCTGCCGGTTTGGGGGCGAAAGTTGCCCTGGTGGAAAAACATCTCATGGGGGGTGACTGTCTCAATGTCGGCTGCGTACCTTCCAAATGCGTGATTCGTTCCGCCCGTACGGTCGCAGAAATTTACAATGCCCACAAATATGGGGTTGCTGCCGGCGCACCGGAAGTGGATTTTGCCGCTGTTATGGAACGGATGCGGAAATTGCGTGCTGACATCAGCAACAACGATTCGGCATCCCGCTTTCGAGATTTGGGCGTTGATGTGTTTTTGGGGGAAGGTCGTTTCGTCGATAGCAATACGGTGGAAGTGGGCGACAAGCAGCTTACATTCAAAAAAGCGGTCATTGCCACTGGTGCGAGGGCTGCACAGCCGTCGGTGCCTGGGTTGGCGGAAGCGGGCTACCTCACCAACGAAACCGTATTTTCCCTAACGGAACGCCCCAGACGCCTAGCGGTTATCGGGGGCGGTCCTATCGGTTGCGAGTTGGCACAGGCTTTTCACTATTTGGGATCGCAGGTAATTCTGCTGCACAAAAACGCTAACATTTTGGACCGGGAAGACCCGGATGCGGCCAGCATTTTACAACAAAAGTTTGTTTACGAGGGGATGCAACTGGCTTTGAATGCCAGACTGCAGCAAGTGGAAGTGAAAGATGGACAGAAAATTATCCACTATACGGCTGATGGGAAGCCCACTTCTGTCACGGTTGATGAGATTTTGGTGGGGGCAGGTCGCCAACCCAATATTGAAAGTTTGAATTTGGATGCGGTGGGGGTTCGCTACCATCCCCGGCGCGGGGTGATGGTGAACGATAATCTACGAACTGCGAATCCCAATATTTATGCGGCTGGCGATGTGTGCATGAAGTGGAAGTTTACCCATGCTGCTGATGCTGCCGCGCGGATTGTAATTAAGAATACTTTGTTTTCGCCGTTTGGGTTGGGGCAGCAAAAGCTGAGTTCGCTGACCATGCCCTGGTGTACGTATACCCTGCCGGAGGTGGCTCATGTGGGGTTGTACGAACGGGAGGCTAAGGAGAAAGGAATGGATGTGGATACGTTTTACGTGTCTATGTCGGATGTGGATCGGGCGATCGCTGATGGAGATGAAGAAGGATTTGTGAAAATCCATGTTAGCAAGGGTAGCGATCGCATTGTGGGTGCCACCATTGTTGCTCCCAATGCGGGAGATATGGTGAGCGAACTGACCGTAGCTATGGTGGGGAAAGTGGGACTCAAAACCATTTCCCGTGCTATTCATCCCTATCCCACCCAAGCAGAAGCGATCAAGAAAGCAGCTGATGCTTACAAGCGTACGTTATTGACGCCGAGAGTTTTCAATTTGTTTTCCCAATGGATGAAATGGCAGCGCCGTTGA
- a CDS encoding TVP38/TMEM64 family protein, giving the protein MTQQPTETRTSNTKAKKLLKFAGIAAVAALLVVGLTKLNLQEYLVSALQWIDRLGPLAAAVFMGIYIIATVFFFPASVLTLGAGILFGVAMGSVYVFIAATIGATAAFLVGRYVARGWVEKQIQGNQRFQSIDEAVAREGLKIVLLTRLSPIFPFNLLNYAYGLTKVSFKDYVMGTLGILPGTIMYVYVGSLVKNLATLGSQQVDTPSTIQWAIRIIGFVATVAVTVYITKIAKQALNSEISAPNPRESVDSNNS; this is encoded by the coding sequence ATGACCCAACAACCCACCGAAACCAGAACCAGCAACACCAAAGCCAAAAAACTGCTAAAATTTGCAGGTATTGCTGCCGTAGCAGCACTATTGGTCGTCGGTCTTACCAAACTCAACTTGCAAGAATATCTCGTTAGCGCGCTGCAATGGATCGATCGTTTAGGACCTCTGGCTGCTGCCGTATTCATGGGCATTTATATTATAGCCACGGTCTTCTTCTTTCCCGCTTCCGTACTTACCCTGGGAGCAGGCATTTTATTTGGCGTCGCCATGGGGTCGGTCTACGTTTTTATAGCTGCCACCATTGGCGCTACCGCTGCTTTTCTTGTGGGTAGATACGTAGCCCGTGGCTGGGTAGAAAAGCAAATCCAAGGCAACCAGCGGTTTCAATCCATTGACGAAGCCGTTGCCAGAGAAGGGCTAAAAATAGTCTTGCTTACCCGCCTCTCGCCGATTTTCCCCTTTAATTTGCTCAACTACGCCTACGGTTTAACCAAAGTAAGCTTCAAAGATTACGTCATGGGCACGTTGGGCATTTTGCCCGGTACCATTATGTACGTTTATGTAGGTTCCCTAGTGAAAAATTTGGCAACCTTGGGGTCGCAGCAGGTAGATACGCCTTCTACCATTCAGTGGGCAATTCGCATCATTGGCTTTGTGGCGACTGTAGCCGTTACTGTCTACATTACCAAGATTGCCAAACAAGCCCTCAACAGCGAAATTAGCGCTCCGAATCCCAGGGAATCTGTTGATTCGAACAACAGCTAG
- a CDS encoding 2TM domain-containing protein, whose amino-acid sequence MATDLPKTSQTPSSDSASSGYYDQEDVQQILQLAIARQHDSGQFSRQELVEMAAELGISLETLQKAEADWIEKQKDLQMRQDFDRYRRSRFKSNVVKYAIANGFLIALNLLMSHQLSWSLYIALIWGGSLTWNAWKTFSLEGEEYEREYQKWRLKKQIGQSIQSIGNAIERFLNPQNTSNDAN is encoded by the coding sequence ATGGCTACAGATTTACCCAAAACTTCGCAAACACCTTCGAGTGATTCTGCTTCTTCTGGGTATTACGACCAAGAAGACGTACAGCAAATTCTACAATTGGCGATCGCGCGGCAACATGATAGCGGTCAATTTTCCCGCCAGGAGTTGGTGGAAATGGCCGCAGAGTTGGGAATTTCCCTGGAAACCCTGCAAAAGGCAGAAGCGGATTGGATTGAAAAACAAAAAGATTTGCAAATGCGGCAGGATTTCGATCGCTATCGCCGCAGCAGGTTTAAAAGCAATGTGGTGAAATATGCGATCGCCAATGGTTTTTTGATTGCTTTGAATCTTTTAATGTCCCATCAATTATCTTGGTCGCTTTATATTGCTCTGATTTGGGGCGGTTCTCTAACCTGGAATGCTTGGAAAACCTTTTCTTTAGAAGGGGAAGAATACGAACGGGAATATCAAAAATGGCGGTTGAAAAAACAAATCGGTCAGTCGATTCAATCTATAGGCAATGCTATAGAACGCTTTCTCAATCCCCAAAATACCAGCAACGACGCCAATTAA
- a CDS encoding radical SAM protein produces the protein MTDRSPFAAERLTFTPTVAEADAVNLIYAFPNEYSVGITSLGYQVVWSSLAVREDVAVSRLFTDIGESLPSQTELLGFSLSWELDYANIFQMLASLGIPRRSCDRENEHPLVFGGGPVLTANPEPFADFFDIILLGDGENLLDNFIQAYKEVRDLPREQKLRHLAKVAGIYVPSLYRVRYVQPDGEIAGIEPIDSEIPATVTKQTYRGNTLSVSSVVTEKAAWPEIYMVEVVRSCPEMCRFCLASYLTLPFRTPSVETSLIPAIERGVRFTNRIGLLGASVTQHPEFNELLEYLNQPKFDDVRLSVASVRTNTVTEKFAKILANRGTKSLTIAVESGSDRVREIINKKLENDAIVEAAIHAQAGGLKGLKLYGMVGIPGEQPEDIDATIAMMKEVKKAAPGLRLTLGCSTFVPKSHTPFQWFGVNKQADKRLKYLQKHLRPAGIDFRPESYNWSVIQALLSRGDRRLSYLLENVREYGDSLGSYKRAFKKLKGTLPPLDFYVREHWSSDRILPWDHLAGPLPKQTLQKHAQLASAVAVG, from the coding sequence ATGACCGACCGTTCCCCATTTGCAGCCGAACGTCTCACCTTTACACCTACTGTCGCCGAAGCCGATGCCGTCAATCTCATCTATGCCTTTCCCAACGAGTACAGCGTAGGCATTACCAGTTTGGGATACCAAGTGGTTTGGTCGAGTTTGGCGGTCCGGGAAGATGTGGCGGTTAGCCGTTTGTTTACCGATATTGGGGAATCTTTGCCCAGCCAAACCGAACTGTTGGGATTTTCGCTTTCCTGGGAGTTGGATTACGCCAATATTTTCCAAATGCTAGCATCATTGGGGATTCCCCGACGCAGTTGCGATCGCGAAAACGAACATCCATTGGTTTTTGGTGGGGGTCCAGTTCTCACCGCCAATCCCGAACCGTTTGCGGATTTTTTCGATATCATTTTACTCGGGGATGGAGAAAATTTACTGGATAATTTTATTCAAGCTTATAAAGAAGTTCGGGACTTACCTAGAGAGCAAAAATTACGCCATTTAGCCAAAGTTGCGGGCATTTACGTTCCCAGTTTGTATCGGGTTCGCTACGTACAACCGGATGGGGAAATTGCCGGCATCGAGCCAATAGATAGCGAAATTCCTGCGACGGTTACCAAACAGACCTATCGAGGAAATACCCTATCGGTTTCTTCGGTGGTTACAGAAAAAGCGGCCTGGCCGGAAATTTATATGGTAGAAGTGGTACGTAGCTGTCCGGAAATGTGCCGTTTTTGTCTGGCGAGTTATTTAACCTTACCCTTCCGAACGCCCAGCGTAGAAACTTCTTTAATTCCCGCTATCGAACGGGGGGTTCGGTTTACCAATCGCATTGGTTTGTTGGGAGCATCAGTTACCCAGCATCCGGAATTTAACGAGCTTTTGGAATATTTAAACCAACCCAAATTTGACGATGTTCGCCTCAGCGTGGCCTCGGTTCGTACCAATACAGTTACGGAGAAATTTGCTAAGATTTTAGCCAATCGCGGTACCAAATCCCTGACCATTGCTGTGGAAAGTGGTAGCGATCGGGTGCGAGAAATAATTAACAAAAAACTGGAGAACGATGCTATTGTAGAAGCTGCCATCCACGCCCAAGCTGGCGGTTTGAAAGGGTTGAAACTGTACGGCATGGTCGGTATTCCCGGGGAACAACCGGAAGATATCGACGCCACCATTGCCATGATGAAAGAAGTGAAAAAAGCTGCCCCCGGATTGCGTTTGACGTTGGGATGTAGTACCTTCGTTCCCAAATCCCACACGCCGTTTCAGTGGTTTGGTGTGAACAAACAAGCCGACAAACGGTTGAAATATTTGCAAAAACACTTGCGACCAGCAGGCATTGATTTTCGACCGGAAAGTTATAATTGGTCGGTGATTCAAGCGTTGCTTTCTAGAGGCGATCGCCGTTTATCTTATTTGTTAGAAAATGTACGAGAATATGGAGATTCTCTAGGCAGCTACAAACGTGCCTTTAAGAAATTAAAAGGAACGCTGCCACCGCTAGATTTTTATGTTCGCGAACATTGGAGCAGCGATCGCATTTTACCCTGGGACCATTTAGCCGGTCCGCTACCCAAACAAACCCTTCAAAAACACGCCCAATTGGCGAGTGCAGTCGCGGTGGGTTAA